The proteins below are encoded in one region of Sander lucioperca isolate FBNREF2018 chromosome 11, SLUC_FBN_1.2, whole genome shotgun sequence:
- the trappc8 gene encoding trafficking protein particle complex subunit 8 isoform X3, which produces MAQCVQSVQEFVQDSFVPMVAVLCSEEAERVTRKNKLGFAELLRPFCRLTSEGHIRDPNNQMQVVKNLRICVNNVVTSPTPASAASSPALRRLLNDVVLSCQPQEGAATNVITAGDYDLSFSDHCVKASLPWYSAWRETLLEVSTSQHHTATTPWFEAYRENFLQSMPASDHEFLNHYLACLLVVSSTEAVPVEQFLKLSQEQHRVQHSGEYTNPKWFIPNTLKYYVLLHDMSEGDEQRADSVYEDMKQRYGHQGCYLLKLNSRTSSAEEDEQIPDPWSQYLHRNTLQNQDVLDEGAAAGSAAAAENNISAAEGDGQHLTEKDGASTSLDSHPLQLDPASSSGSLHALTAANAELKKGSREPEGPAGGHGACLTLNDHDHIRQFIQEFTFRGLLPHVEKNIRQLNDQLVSRKGLSRSLFTATKKWFGGGKVPEKSISEPKSTCGLLYPPEAPELQIRKMADLCFLVQHYELAYSCYHTAKKDFLSDQAMLYAAGALEMAAVSAFLQPGAPRPYPAHYMDTAIQTYRDVCKNMVLAERCALLSAEILKSQGKYSEAATLLIKMTSEDSDLRSALLLEQAAHCFINMRNPMVRKFAFHMILAGHRFSKAGQRRHALRCYCQAMQVYKERGWSLAEDHINFTIGRQSFTLSQPENAVTAFRHILTNDSRQTATQQGAFLREYLYVYKSVMGGDADSLPELPLPCIHSSATRVYFGHERRLAEGEKQAATHVSLDQEYDQDTAAMWGHLEEQLVAAANRGTVPANFQPTQCCLNSQTDNLRHPLAVAEEPIIVEVTFRNPLKVPLALSNLSLLWRFSADGASPSQDRTTDWSAAEVITNEETVSVGMAQRDDVVATEIIVEFLLGPEETKTARLRLLPHATGQLHIVGVVYDLAAASSGETAPSTEGQQMLDLMVVRGRQDLKIRGPRLNQTKEDKMLIRHGLDLRLDPIITPPMPLMEVFFLQFPTALLCGEIRKAYVEFCNVSGVALCGLRVASTHPDFFTFGSQTTTPVTPLSPTSAENCSAYKTLATAREPGSVASEMLVSAEDFSQPSGVMDIPMDGSTLQPGQSTQLPLWLRGPDQEGVHEINFLFYYESTEKGIRISHRVLRHTVFICASRSLSVQASACRSSVPPHHSVEDRGGAGTLVFVDVENINTSEAGVREFHIIQVSSSSQHWRLHRCINPAKDKDCKLTSRERAKLCFRATRCKPHQATSDAVEKYTFADLNLGNERIISSSTPCGDFFFRGCRPSESQRADEAPSRTSCSRQSQCVPAEDRAADISSIVRKCNELDLNIIVIWKAYVVEDNKQLILEGQLHVALQSIGKEASSLTPKEEAQEMVLLKFKSELPPPAVPPSAELSQLIKTNLHYPETYTHPFVQDSLCVVPVSLTLSNCSSAQVDVLIDLRHRSTSGESLEVHSSFTWVGQTQYKLQLQPQQVLGLTLRACFLQPGVYNLNTPRVFAKPAEQDAMCETSQQTASPALIIISSSSA; this is translated from the exons ATGGCCCAATGTGTTCAGTCGGTGCAGGAGTTCGTTCAGGACTCGTTCGTCCCGATGGTGGCCGTCTTATGCAGCGAGGAGGCGGAGAGAGTGACCCGCAAGAACAAGCTGGGCTTCGCGGAGCTGCTGCGGCCTTTCTGCAGATTGACGTCCGAag GTCACATCCGGGACCCCAATAACCAGATGCAGGTTGTGAAAAACCTGCGCATCTGTGTCAACAACGTGGTAACGAGCCCCACCCCCGCGTCTGCCGCCTCCAGCCCCGCCCTGCGGCGACTGCTCAACGACGTGGTGCTGTCCTGCCAGCCACAGGAGGGCGCTGCCACCAACGTCATCACGGCAGGAGACTATGACCTCAGCTTCAGTG ATCACTGTGTTAAAGCTAGCCTCCCCTGGTACAGTGCCTGGAGAGAAACACTGTTGGAAGTCAGCACCTCCCAGCACCACACAG CTACCACGCCCTGGTTCGAAGCCTACAGGGAGAACTTCCTGCAGTCGATGCCCGCCTCCGACCACGAGTTTCTCAACCACTACCTCGCCT GCCTGCTGGTGGTGTCCTCCACGGAGGCCGTCCCGGTGGAGCAGTTCCTCAAGCTCTCCCAGGAGCAGCACAGGGTCCAGCACAGCGGAGAGTACACCAACCCCAAGTGGTTCATCCCCAACACGCTCAAGTACTACGTCTTACTGCACGACATGAGCGAGGGCGACGAGCAGAG GGCCGACTCGGTGTATGAGGACATGAAACAGAGGTACGGTCATCAGGGCTGCTATCTGTTGAAACTGAACTCTCGTACGTCCTCGGCAGAAGAAGACGAACAGATTCCAGACCCCTGGAGTCAGTACCTGCACAGGAACACTCTGCAGAACCAG GATGTGCTGGACGAAGGAGCTGCAGCTGGGagcgctgctgctgcagagaacAACATCAGTGCAGCTGAGGGGGACGGCCAGCACCTAACAGAGAAAG ACGGCGCGTCCACCAGCCTGGACAGCCATCCTCTGCAGCTGGACCCAGCCAGCAGCTCGGGGAGCCTGCACGCCCTCACCGCTGCTAACGCTGAGCTGAAGAAAGGCTCCAGAGAGCCAGAGGGCCCAGCAGGGGGCCACGGCGCCTGTCTCACCCTGAATGACCACGACCACATCAGACAGTTCATCCAGGAGTTCACCTTCAGAGGCCTGCTGCCACACGTAGAGAAGAACATCCGACAGCTCAACGACCAG CTGGTCTCCAGGAAAGGGCTGAGTCGCTCTCTGTTCACGGCCACCAAGAAGTGGTTTGGCGGAGGGAAGGTTCCGGAGAAGAGCATCAGTGAGCCAAAGAGCACCTGTGGCCTTCT ATATCCCCCAGAAGCACCGGAGCTGCAGATCAGGAAGATGGCCGACCTGTGCTTCCTGGTCCAGCACTACGAGCTGGCCTACAGCTGTTACCACACTGCCAAGAAGGACTTCCTGTCAGACCAGGCCATGCTGTATGCTGCAGGAGCACTG GAAATGGCTGCAGTGTCGGCCTTCCTGCAGCCTGGAGCTCCCAGACCGTATCCAGCACACTACATGGACACCGCCATCCAGACGTACAGAGATGTCTGCAA GAACATGGTGCTGGCTGAGCGCTGTGCATTACTCAGTGCTGAGATCCTAAAGAGTCAGGGCAAATACTCGGAGGCTGCTACGCTTCTCATCAAGATGACCAGCGAG GACTCTGACCTGCGCAGTGCTCTGCTGCTGGAACAGGCTGCCCACTGCTTTATTAATATGCGGAACCCTATGGTGCGCAAGTTTGCCTTCCATATGATCCTGGCTGGTCATCGTTTCAGCAAAGCGGGACAG AGGAGGCACGCGCTGCGCTGCTACTGCCAGGCCATGCAGGTTTACAAGGAGCGGGGCTGGTCCCTGGCAGAGGACCACATCAACTTCACCATCGGCCGGCAGTCCTTCACCCTGTCCCAGCCGGAGAACGCGGTGACAGCCTTCAGACACATCCTGACCAATGACAGCAGGCAGACGGCCACGCAGCAGGGCGCCTTCCTCCGAGAGTATCTCTACGTTTATAAG agtGTGATGGGGGGGGACGCAGACAGCCTCCCAGAGCTGCCTCTGCCTTGCATCCACAGCTCAGCCACCAGGGTCTACTTCGGACATGAACGCCGCCTTGCAGAAG GGGAGAAGCAGGCAGCCACCCACGTGTCCCTGGACCAGGAGTATGACCAGGATACGGCAGCCATGTGGGGCCACCTAGAGGAGCAGCTTGTGGCCGCCGCCAACAGGGGGACTGTCCCAGCAAACTTCCAGCCCACCCAGTGCTGCCTGAACAGCCAGACAGACAACCTGCGCCACCCACTGGCTGTGGCCGAGG AGCCAATCATCGTGGAGGTGACGTTCAGGAACCCTCTGAAGGTGCCTCTGGCTCTGTCCAACCTGTCTCTCCTCTGGAGGTTCAGTGCCGACGGCGCGTCTCCGTCGCAGGACAGGACCACGGATTGGTCGGCAGCGGAGGTCATCACCAACGAGGAGACGGTGTCTGTCGGG ATGGCACAGAGAGACGACGTGGTCGCCACTGAGATCATCGTGGAGTTTCTCCTGGGACCAGAGGAGACCAAGACG GCTCGACTCCGGCTGCTGCCACACGCCACTGGCCAGCTGCACATTGTGGGTGTGGTGTATGACCTGGCTGCAGCGTCCTCTGGAGAGACGGCTCCCAGCACTGAAG GCCAGCAGATGCTGGATCTCATGGTGGTTCGTGGCAGACAGGACCTGAAGATCCGGGGCCCACGACTCAACCAGACCAAAGAGGACAAGATGTTGATTCGACATGGCTTAGACCTGCGTCTGGATCCCATCATAACTCCACCCATGCCCCTGATGGAG gtcTTCTTCCTGCAGTTTCCCACGGCGCTGCTGTGCGGTGAGATCAGGAAGGCCTACGTTGAGTTCTGTAACGTCAGCGGCGTTGCTCTGTGCGGCCTCCGGGTGGCGTCCACACACCCAGATTTCTTTACCTTCGGCAGCCAGACCACGACGCCCGTCACGCCCCTCAGCCCGACCTCGGCTGAGAACTGCTCGGCCTATAAAACGCTGGCCACGGCGCGCGAGCCAGGCTCCGTGGCGTCTGAGATGTTGGTCTCAGCGGAGGACTTCAGCCAGCCGTCCGGTGTGATGGACATCCCCATGGATGGCAGCACGCTGCAGCCGGGGCAGTCCACCCAGCTGCCTCTCTGGCTCAGAGGACCAGACCAGGAGGGAGTCCACGAAATCAACTTCCTGTTCTACTACGAGAGCACGGAGAAAGGAATCCGAATCAG TCATCGGGTGTTGCGTCACACAGTGTTCATCTGCGCCAGCCGCTCCCTGAGCGTGCAGGCGTCGGCCTGCCGCAGCAGCGTTCCCCCACACCACAGCGTGGAAGACAGAGGCGGCGCTGGAACGTTGGTCTTTGTCGACGTGGAGAACATCAACACG AGTGAAGCTGGCGTGCGCGAGTTCCACATCATCCAGGTGTCGAGCAGCAGTCAACACTGGCGCCTCCACAGGTGCATCAACCCGGCCAAGGACAAAG ACTGTAAACTCACCAGCAGAGAAAGAGCCAAGCTGTGTTTCAGGGCCACGCGATGCAAGCCCCACCAAG CTACCTCGGACGCCGTAGAGAAATACACCTTTGCAGACCTGAATCTGGGAAATGAACGG ATCATCAGCTCCTCCACGCCCTGCGGAGATTTCTTCTTCCGGGGCTGTCGCCCCTCCGAGTCCCAGCGAGCGGATGAGGCGCCGTCCAGGACGTCCTGCAGCAGACAGAGTCAGTGTGTCCCCGCTGAGGACAGAGCCGCTGACATCAGCAGCATTGTCAGGAAGTGTAACGAGCTGGACCTCAACATCATCGTCATCTGGAAG gcctACGTGGTGGAGGACAACAAACAGCTGATCCTGGAGGGCCAGCTCCACGTGGCGCTGCAGAGCATCGGCAAGGAGGCCAGCTCTCTGACTCCTAAAGAG gaagCTCAGGAGATGGTGCTGTTGAAGTTTAAATCAGAGCTCCCTCCTCCGGCTGTCCCGCCCTCTGCAGAGCTGTCCCAACTCATCAAGACCAACCTGCACTACCCCGAGACCTACACACACCCGTTTGTCCAGGACAG TCTCTGTGTGGTGCCGGTGTCTCTGACGCTGTCCAACTGCTCCTCGGCTCAGGTGGACGTCCTCATCGACCTCAGGCACAGGAGCACCAG TGGCGAGTCTCTGGAGGTGCACAGCTCGTTCACCTGGGTGGGCCAGACGCAGTACAAGCTGCAGCTGCAGCCTCAGCAGGTGCTGGGCCTGACCCTGCGAGCCTGCTTCCTCCAGCCGGGAGTCTACAACCTCAACACGCCGCGAGTCTTCGCCAAGCCGGCCGAGCAGGACGCCATGTGTGAGACGAGTCAGCAGACAGCCAGTCCTgctctcatcatcatcagcagcagcagcgcctgA
- the trappc8 gene encoding trafficking protein particle complex subunit 8 isoform X1, translating to MAQCVQSVQEFVQDSFVPMVAVLCSEEAERVTRKNKLGFAELLRPFCRLTSEGHIRDPNNQMQVVKNLRICVNNVVTSPTPASAASSPALRRLLNDVVLSCQPQEGAATNVITAGDYDLSFSDHCVKASLPWYSAWRETLLEVSTSQHHTGIPGIAATTPWFEAYRENFLQSMPASDHEFLNHYLACLLVVSSTEAVPVEQFLKLSQEQHRVQHSGEYTNPKWFIPNTLKYYVLLHDMSEGDEQRADSVYEDMKQRYGHQGCYLLKLNSRTSSAEEDEQIPDPWSQYLHRNTLQNQDVLDEGAAAGSAAAAENNISAAEGDGQHLTEKDGASTSLDSHPLQLDPASSSGSLHALTAANAELKKGSREPEGPAGGHGACLTLNDHDHIRQFIQEFTFRGLLPHVEKNIRQLNDQLVSRKGLSRSLFTATKKWFGGGKVPEKSISEPKSTCGLLYPPEAPELQIRKMADLCFLVQHYELAYSCYHTAKKDFLSDQAMLYAAGALEMAAVSAFLQPGAPRPYPAHYMDTAIQTYRDVCKNMVLAERCALLSAEILKSQGKYSEAATLLIKMTSEDSDLRSALLLEQAAHCFINMRNPMVRKFAFHMILAGHRFSKAGQRRHALRCYCQAMQVYKERGWSLAEDHINFTIGRQSFTLSQPENAVTAFRHILTNDSRQTATQQGAFLREYLYVYKSVMGGDADSLPELPLPCIHSSATRVYFGHERRLAEGEKQAATHVSLDQEYDQDTAAMWGHLEEQLVAAANRGTVPANFQPTQCCLNSQTDNLRHPLAVAEEPIIVEVTFRNPLKVPLALSNLSLLWRFSADGASPSQDRTTDWSAAEVITNEETVSVGMAQRDDVVATEIIVEFLLGPEETKTARLRLLPHATGQLHIVGVVYDLAAASSGETAPSTEGQQMLDLMVVRGRQDLKIRGPRLNQTKEDKMLIRHGLDLRLDPIITPPMPLMEVFFLQFPTALLCGEIRKAYVEFCNVSGVALCGLRVASTHPDFFTFGSQTTTPVTPLSPTSAENCSAYKTLATAREPGSVASEMLVSAEDFSQPSGVMDIPMDGSTLQPGQSTQLPLWLRGPDQEGVHEINFLFYYESTEKGIRISHRVLRHTVFICASRSLSVQASACRSSVPPHHSVEDRGGAGTLVFVDVENINTSEAGVREFHIIQVSSSSQHWRLHRCINPAKDKDCKLTSRERAKLCFRATRCKPHQATSDAVEKYTFADLNLGNERIISSSTPCGDFFFRGCRPSESQRADEAPSRTSCSRQSQCVPAEDRAADISSIVRKCNELDLNIIVIWKAYVVEDNKQLILEGQLHVALQSIGKEASSLTPKEEAQEMVLLKFKSELPPPAVPPSAELSQLIKTNLHYPETYTHPFVQDSLCVVPVSLTLSNCSSAQVDVLIDLRHRSTSGESLEVHSSFTWVGQTQYKLQLQPQQVLGLTLRACFLQPGVYNLNTPRVFAKPAEQDAMCETSQQTASPALIIISSSSA from the exons ATGGCCCAATGTGTTCAGTCGGTGCAGGAGTTCGTTCAGGACTCGTTCGTCCCGATGGTGGCCGTCTTATGCAGCGAGGAGGCGGAGAGAGTGACCCGCAAGAACAAGCTGGGCTTCGCGGAGCTGCTGCGGCCTTTCTGCAGATTGACGTCCGAag GTCACATCCGGGACCCCAATAACCAGATGCAGGTTGTGAAAAACCTGCGCATCTGTGTCAACAACGTGGTAACGAGCCCCACCCCCGCGTCTGCCGCCTCCAGCCCCGCCCTGCGGCGACTGCTCAACGACGTGGTGCTGTCCTGCCAGCCACAGGAGGGCGCTGCCACCAACGTCATCACGGCAGGAGACTATGACCTCAGCTTCAGTG ATCACTGTGTTAAAGCTAGCCTCCCCTGGTACAGTGCCTGGAGAGAAACACTGTTGGAAGTCAGCACCTCCCAGCACCACACAGGTATCCCAGGTA TTGCAGCTACCACGCCCTGGTTCGAAGCCTACAGGGAGAACTTCCTGCAGTCGATGCCCGCCTCCGACCACGAGTTTCTCAACCACTACCTCGCCT GCCTGCTGGTGGTGTCCTCCACGGAGGCCGTCCCGGTGGAGCAGTTCCTCAAGCTCTCCCAGGAGCAGCACAGGGTCCAGCACAGCGGAGAGTACACCAACCCCAAGTGGTTCATCCCCAACACGCTCAAGTACTACGTCTTACTGCACGACATGAGCGAGGGCGACGAGCAGAG GGCCGACTCGGTGTATGAGGACATGAAACAGAGGTACGGTCATCAGGGCTGCTATCTGTTGAAACTGAACTCTCGTACGTCCTCGGCAGAAGAAGACGAACAGATTCCAGACCCCTGGAGTCAGTACCTGCACAGGAACACTCTGCAGAACCAG GATGTGCTGGACGAAGGAGCTGCAGCTGGGagcgctgctgctgcagagaacAACATCAGTGCAGCTGAGGGGGACGGCCAGCACCTAACAGAGAAAG ACGGCGCGTCCACCAGCCTGGACAGCCATCCTCTGCAGCTGGACCCAGCCAGCAGCTCGGGGAGCCTGCACGCCCTCACCGCTGCTAACGCTGAGCTGAAGAAAGGCTCCAGAGAGCCAGAGGGCCCAGCAGGGGGCCACGGCGCCTGTCTCACCCTGAATGACCACGACCACATCAGACAGTTCATCCAGGAGTTCACCTTCAGAGGCCTGCTGCCACACGTAGAGAAGAACATCCGACAGCTCAACGACCAG CTGGTCTCCAGGAAAGGGCTGAGTCGCTCTCTGTTCACGGCCACCAAGAAGTGGTTTGGCGGAGGGAAGGTTCCGGAGAAGAGCATCAGTGAGCCAAAGAGCACCTGTGGCCTTCT ATATCCCCCAGAAGCACCGGAGCTGCAGATCAGGAAGATGGCCGACCTGTGCTTCCTGGTCCAGCACTACGAGCTGGCCTACAGCTGTTACCACACTGCCAAGAAGGACTTCCTGTCAGACCAGGCCATGCTGTATGCTGCAGGAGCACTG GAAATGGCTGCAGTGTCGGCCTTCCTGCAGCCTGGAGCTCCCAGACCGTATCCAGCACACTACATGGACACCGCCATCCAGACGTACAGAGATGTCTGCAA GAACATGGTGCTGGCTGAGCGCTGTGCATTACTCAGTGCTGAGATCCTAAAGAGTCAGGGCAAATACTCGGAGGCTGCTACGCTTCTCATCAAGATGACCAGCGAG GACTCTGACCTGCGCAGTGCTCTGCTGCTGGAACAGGCTGCCCACTGCTTTATTAATATGCGGAACCCTATGGTGCGCAAGTTTGCCTTCCATATGATCCTGGCTGGTCATCGTTTCAGCAAAGCGGGACAG AGGAGGCACGCGCTGCGCTGCTACTGCCAGGCCATGCAGGTTTACAAGGAGCGGGGCTGGTCCCTGGCAGAGGACCACATCAACTTCACCATCGGCCGGCAGTCCTTCACCCTGTCCCAGCCGGAGAACGCGGTGACAGCCTTCAGACACATCCTGACCAATGACAGCAGGCAGACGGCCACGCAGCAGGGCGCCTTCCTCCGAGAGTATCTCTACGTTTATAAG agtGTGATGGGGGGGGACGCAGACAGCCTCCCAGAGCTGCCTCTGCCTTGCATCCACAGCTCAGCCACCAGGGTCTACTTCGGACATGAACGCCGCCTTGCAGAAG GGGAGAAGCAGGCAGCCACCCACGTGTCCCTGGACCAGGAGTATGACCAGGATACGGCAGCCATGTGGGGCCACCTAGAGGAGCAGCTTGTGGCCGCCGCCAACAGGGGGACTGTCCCAGCAAACTTCCAGCCCACCCAGTGCTGCCTGAACAGCCAGACAGACAACCTGCGCCACCCACTGGCTGTGGCCGAGG AGCCAATCATCGTGGAGGTGACGTTCAGGAACCCTCTGAAGGTGCCTCTGGCTCTGTCCAACCTGTCTCTCCTCTGGAGGTTCAGTGCCGACGGCGCGTCTCCGTCGCAGGACAGGACCACGGATTGGTCGGCAGCGGAGGTCATCACCAACGAGGAGACGGTGTCTGTCGGG ATGGCACAGAGAGACGACGTGGTCGCCACTGAGATCATCGTGGAGTTTCTCCTGGGACCAGAGGAGACCAAGACG GCTCGACTCCGGCTGCTGCCACACGCCACTGGCCAGCTGCACATTGTGGGTGTGGTGTATGACCTGGCTGCAGCGTCCTCTGGAGAGACGGCTCCCAGCACTGAAG GCCAGCAGATGCTGGATCTCATGGTGGTTCGTGGCAGACAGGACCTGAAGATCCGGGGCCCACGACTCAACCAGACCAAAGAGGACAAGATGTTGATTCGACATGGCTTAGACCTGCGTCTGGATCCCATCATAACTCCACCCATGCCCCTGATGGAG gtcTTCTTCCTGCAGTTTCCCACGGCGCTGCTGTGCGGTGAGATCAGGAAGGCCTACGTTGAGTTCTGTAACGTCAGCGGCGTTGCTCTGTGCGGCCTCCGGGTGGCGTCCACACACCCAGATTTCTTTACCTTCGGCAGCCAGACCACGACGCCCGTCACGCCCCTCAGCCCGACCTCGGCTGAGAACTGCTCGGCCTATAAAACGCTGGCCACGGCGCGCGAGCCAGGCTCCGTGGCGTCTGAGATGTTGGTCTCAGCGGAGGACTTCAGCCAGCCGTCCGGTGTGATGGACATCCCCATGGATGGCAGCACGCTGCAGCCGGGGCAGTCCACCCAGCTGCCTCTCTGGCTCAGAGGACCAGACCAGGAGGGAGTCCACGAAATCAACTTCCTGTTCTACTACGAGAGCACGGAGAAAGGAATCCGAATCAG TCATCGGGTGTTGCGTCACACAGTGTTCATCTGCGCCAGCCGCTCCCTGAGCGTGCAGGCGTCGGCCTGCCGCAGCAGCGTTCCCCCACACCACAGCGTGGAAGACAGAGGCGGCGCTGGAACGTTGGTCTTTGTCGACGTGGAGAACATCAACACG AGTGAAGCTGGCGTGCGCGAGTTCCACATCATCCAGGTGTCGAGCAGCAGTCAACACTGGCGCCTCCACAGGTGCATCAACCCGGCCAAGGACAAAG ACTGTAAACTCACCAGCAGAGAAAGAGCCAAGCTGTGTTTCAGGGCCACGCGATGCAAGCCCCACCAAG CTACCTCGGACGCCGTAGAGAAATACACCTTTGCAGACCTGAATCTGGGAAATGAACGG ATCATCAGCTCCTCCACGCCCTGCGGAGATTTCTTCTTCCGGGGCTGTCGCCCCTCCGAGTCCCAGCGAGCGGATGAGGCGCCGTCCAGGACGTCCTGCAGCAGACAGAGTCAGTGTGTCCCCGCTGAGGACAGAGCCGCTGACATCAGCAGCATTGTCAGGAAGTGTAACGAGCTGGACCTCAACATCATCGTCATCTGGAAG gcctACGTGGTGGAGGACAACAAACAGCTGATCCTGGAGGGCCAGCTCCACGTGGCGCTGCAGAGCATCGGCAAGGAGGCCAGCTCTCTGACTCCTAAAGAG gaagCTCAGGAGATGGTGCTGTTGAAGTTTAAATCAGAGCTCCCTCCTCCGGCTGTCCCGCCCTCTGCAGAGCTGTCCCAACTCATCAAGACCAACCTGCACTACCCCGAGACCTACACACACCCGTTTGTCCAGGACAG TCTCTGTGTGGTGCCGGTGTCTCTGACGCTGTCCAACTGCTCCTCGGCTCAGGTGGACGTCCTCATCGACCTCAGGCACAGGAGCACCAG TGGCGAGTCTCTGGAGGTGCACAGCTCGTTCACCTGGGTGGGCCAGACGCAGTACAAGCTGCAGCTGCAGCCTCAGCAGGTGCTGGGCCTGACCCTGCGAGCCTGCTTCCTCCAGCCGGGAGTCTACAACCTCAACACGCCGCGAGTCTTCGCCAAGCCGGCCGAGCAGGACGCCATGTGTGAGACGAGTCAGCAGACAGCCAGTCCTgctctcatcatcatcagcagcagcagcgcctgA